The Enterobacter mori genomic interval ATCAACACGGACAAAAAACCAACATTCGCCCTATTCTGTTCCTGTATCTGCTGGGAACCTTCTCTGCTGCATTAACGGCCGTGGTGTTTAGCTTCCTGTTCCCATCCACGCTGCACCTGACCAGCGCGGCCGGTGATATCACCCCGCCATCCGGGATTGTGGAAGTCCTTCGCGGTCTGCTGATGAGCATGGTCACTAACCCGATTGATGCCCTGCTGAATGCAAACTACATTGGTATCCTGGTCTGGGCGATTGGCCTGGGCTTCGCGCTGCGTCACGGCAACGAGACCACGAAAAACCTGATTAACGACGTGTCGAACGCCGTGACCTTTATGGTGAAAATCGTTATTCGTTTTGCGCCAATCGGTATCTTCGGTCTGGTCTCCTCAACGCTGGCAACCACCGGGTTTGAAACCCTGTGGGGTTACGCGCAGCTTCTGATTGTGCTGATTGGCTGTATGCTGCTGGTCGCGCTGGTCATTAACCCGCTGCTGGTGTTCTGGCAGATCCGCCGCAACCCGTACCCGCTGGTGCTGACCTGCCTGCGCGAGAGCGGCGTGTATGCTTTCTTCACCCGCAGCTCTGCGGCGAACATTCCGGTTAACATGGCGCTTGCTGAGAAGC includes:
- the sstT gene encoding serine/threonine transporter SstT, with the translated sequence MSTQSMGLFARLAQGSLVKQILVGLVLGILLALVSKPAAIATGLLGTLFVGALKAVAPVLVLMLVMASIANHQHGQKTNIRPILFLYLLGTFSAALTAVVFSFLFPSTLHLTSAAGDITPPSGIVEVLRGLLMSMVTNPIDALLNANYIGILVWAIGLGFALRHGNETTKNLINDVSNAVTFMVKIVIRFAPIGIFGLVSSTLATTGFETLWGYAQLLIVLIGCMLLVALVINPLLVFWQIRRNPYPLVLTCLRESGVYAFFTRSSAANIPVNMALAEKLNLDRDTYSVSIPLGATVNMAGAAITITVLTLAAVHTLGIPVDLPTALLLSVVASLCACGASGVAGGSLLLIPLACNMFGIPNEIAMQVVAVGFIIGVLQDSCETALNSSTDVLFTAAACQAEDARLAKNALRS